In Gemmatimonas sp., a single genomic region encodes these proteins:
- the tgt gene encoding tRNA guanosine(34) transglycosylase Tgt, giving the protein MTAPFSFELTATDGQARAGVFTTPHGMMNTPQFMPVGTLASVKALDPEDLQRLGATMILANAYHLRLRPGDEMIRTMGGLHRFMHWDGPILTDSGGFQVFSLEGLRTINEQGVEFRSHLDGSLQQFTPESVMRIERNLGADVIMQFDHVVPGQTEAGLARVAMERSIRWLERCRVEFERLLREDAEAPTPVQALFPIVQGGIHADLRRESATAIRNAADWVGLGIGGLSVGEAKPDMYAMLDVVNEALPTDRPRYLMGVGFPEDLVEGVARGVDLFDCVAPTRMGRTGAFFTTTGRRSIKNAAWRLDPGPLDDECTCAACSRFSKAYIRHLFVSEEILGLRLLSLHNVHFLVALMRDARAAVQAGTFQGWSRDWLARYHSRSTPS; this is encoded by the coding sequence GTGACCGCCCCCTTCTCTTTCGAACTCACCGCCACCGACGGCCAGGCCCGCGCCGGCGTGTTCACGACGCCGCACGGCATGATGAACACGCCGCAGTTCATGCCGGTCGGCACGCTGGCGTCGGTCAAGGCGCTCGACCCCGAGGATCTGCAGCGCCTTGGCGCGACCATGATCCTGGCCAACGCGTATCACCTGCGCCTCCGGCCCGGCGACGAGATGATCCGCACCATGGGCGGCTTGCATCGCTTCATGCATTGGGACGGCCCGATACTCACCGATTCCGGTGGCTTCCAGGTGTTTTCGCTGGAAGGGCTGCGCACGATCAACGAACAGGGCGTCGAGTTCCGCAGCCACCTGGATGGGTCGCTGCAGCAGTTCACGCCGGAATCCGTCATGCGCATCGAGCGCAACCTGGGCGCCGACGTGATCATGCAGTTCGATCACGTCGTGCCGGGCCAAACGGAGGCGGGACTGGCCCGCGTCGCGATGGAGCGCAGCATCCGGTGGCTGGAGCGGTGCCGGGTGGAATTCGAGCGGCTGCTGCGGGAAGACGCCGAGGCCCCGACGCCGGTGCAGGCCCTCTTTCCCATTGTGCAGGGCGGCATCCACGCCGACCTGCGGCGGGAATCGGCGACGGCCATCCGGAACGCCGCCGACTGGGTCGGACTCGGCATCGGCGGCCTGTCGGTGGGCGAAGCCAAGCCCGACATGTACGCCATGCTCGACGTGGTCAACGAGGCGCTCCCGACCGATCGGCCCCGGTATCTCATGGGCGTCGGCTTCCCGGAGGATCTGGTAGAAGGGGTGGCCCGCGGGGTCGACCTGTTCGACTGCGTCGCCCCCACGCGGATGGGGCGGACGGGTGCCTTTTTCACGACGACGGGCCGCCGGAGCATCAAGAACGCCGCCTGGCGCCTCGACCCGGGGCCGCTGGACGACGAGTGCACCTGCGCGGCCTGCAGCCGCTTCTCCAAGGCCTATATCCGGCACCTGTTCGTGTCGGAAGAGATCCTCGGACTGCGCCTCCTGAGCCTCCACAATGTACATTTCCTTGTTGCGCTGATGCGCGACGCACGCGCCGCTGTTCAGGCCGGCACGTTCCAGGGCTGGAGCCGTGACTGGCTCGCCCGCTATCACTCACGATCGACGCCTTCATGA
- the yajC gene encoding preprotein translocase subunit YajC — translation MSFSVLASFAALQLGGSSQIASMIFMYGAIFAIFYFVLIRPQQRQRKAHNELVQTLKKGDEIVTAGGLVGEVVHINPVNKDGAVSMEDRITIKTGESKVVVERGRISRVGSSTPAA, via the coding sequence ATGAGCTTCTCCGTCCTTGCCAGCTTCGCCGCCCTGCAGTTGGGTGGCAGCAGTCAGATCGCTTCCATGATTTTCATGTATGGTGCGATCTTCGCGATCTTCTACTTCGTGCTCATCCGCCCGCAGCAGCGGCAACGGAAGGCGCACAACGAGCTCGTGCAGACGCTCAAGAAGGGTGATGAGATCGTCACCGCCGGCGGACTCGTGGGCGAAGTCGTGCACATCAATCCGGTGAACAAAGATGGTGCGGTGAGCATGGAAGACCGCATCACGATCAAGACGGGTGAGTCGAAGGTGGTCGTCGAGCGTGGCCGCATTTCGCGCGTCGGCTCCTCCACCCCGGCGGCCTGA
- the def gene encoding peptide deformylase produces the protein MSLLDIHVLGSPILRQDTERVEQFTPELRRLADDMFDTMDKAKGVGLAAPQVGRRERLAVVEVDDERLVVINPEIILKEGSVRGEEGCLSIPEVYADVDRFSRVIVRAQDIDGVWYEVEGTELLGRCLQHEIDHLHGRLFTDRLSLLKRRAAMREWEYQKAKYPKLLRVLPVGDLPKERDATTSDSKT, from the coding sequence GTGTCGTTGCTCGATATTCACGTCCTGGGTTCGCCGATACTCCGCCAGGACACAGAACGCGTCGAGCAGTTCACGCCGGAGTTGCGGCGGCTGGCTGACGACATGTTCGACACGATGGACAAGGCCAAGGGTGTCGGTCTCGCGGCGCCACAAGTCGGGCGTCGTGAACGGCTGGCGGTGGTCGAGGTGGACGACGAGCGGCTGGTCGTCATCAACCCCGAGATCATCCTGAAGGAAGGCTCGGTGCGCGGCGAGGAAGGCTGTCTCTCGATTCCCGAAGTGTACGCCGACGTAGACCGGTTCTCGCGCGTGATCGTGCGGGCGCAGGACATCGACGGCGTCTGGTACGAAGTGGAGGGCACCGAACTGCTGGGACGATGCCTGCAGCACGAAATCGACCACCTGCACGGCCGGTTGTTCACCGATCGACTCAGCCTGCTCAAGCGTCGCGCCGCGATGCGCGAGTGGGAGTACCAGAAGGCGAAGTACCCGAAGCTCCTGCGCGTGCTCCCCGTCGGCGATCTGCCGAAAGAGCGCGACGCCACGACATCCGACTCGAAGACATAA
- the fmt gene encoding methionyl-tRNA formyltransferase, with protein MRILFWGTPDFAVPPLRALIGEGHDVVGVVTQPDKPRGRSRTQLDPSPVKRVALEEGIPVLQPEKPRGDEFLDAMRALAPDVSVVVAYGCILPKAAIDLPALGTLNIHGSILPALRGAAPIQAAILEGLTETGITIMQMVPALDAGDMLHVLRTPIQSDETYGELHDRLSELGALAIVQALAMIDAQIVQPIAQDDAQSTYASKIDRDMARLDFTWSAEHVSRVTRAFDPRPGAFASLRGVETKLFSVRVVGDGTNDELDEPTLASPPGTVRSATDDGLLVRCGEGAVRFMDVQPSGKPRMTAASLARGRGVSAGDLLEPA; from the coding sequence GTGCGCATTCTCTTCTGGGGCACTCCCGATTTCGCCGTTCCGCCGCTCCGCGCGCTGATTGGCGAAGGACACGACGTGGTCGGCGTCGTCACGCAGCCCGACAAGCCGCGCGGCCGGTCGCGCACGCAGCTCGACCCGTCGCCGGTCAAACGTGTCGCGCTCGAAGAAGGCATTCCCGTGCTACAGCCCGAGAAGCCGCGCGGGGATGAGTTTCTCGACGCCATGCGGGCCCTCGCGCCCGATGTGTCGGTGGTCGTCGCCTACGGCTGTATCCTGCCCAAGGCCGCGATCGACCTGCCCGCCCTCGGCACGCTCAACATTCACGGGTCCATCCTGCCCGCGCTGCGCGGCGCGGCGCCCATTCAGGCGGCGATTCTCGAAGGCCTCACAGAAACGGGCATCACGATCATGCAGATGGTGCCCGCGCTCGATGCCGGCGACATGCTGCACGTGCTCCGCACGCCCATCCAGTCCGACGAGACGTACGGCGAGCTGCACGACCGACTCTCCGAACTCGGTGCTCTGGCCATCGTACAGGCGTTGGCCATGATCGACGCGCAGATCGTGCAGCCGATCGCGCAGGACGACGCGCAGTCGACCTACGCGTCGAAGATCGATCGCGATATGGCGCGTCTGGATTTCACCTGGTCGGCCGAGCACGTGTCGCGCGTGACGCGCGCCTTTGATCCGCGACCGGGCGCCTTTGCCAGCCTGCGCGGCGTGGAGACCAAGCTGTTCAGCGTACGCGTGGTCGGAGACGGTACGAACGACGAACTCGACGAGCCCACGTTGGCGAGCCCGCCAGGCACGGTACGCTCGGCAACCGACGACGGGCTGCTGGTCCGCTGCGGCGAAGGCGCCGTGCGATTCATGGATGTCCAACCCAGCGGCAAGCCACGCATGACCGCCGCCTCGTTGGCGCGTGGCCGTGGCGTGTCGGCGGGCGATCTGCTCGAGCCCGCGTGA
- the rsmB gene encoding 16S rRNA (cytosine(967)-C(5))-methyltransferase RsmB — protein MMAVVKKKPHNMLGITESRASAAMVLADLRNGAMLDAAFERYVAPLDARDRRWVQELLWGMLRTRNRLDAILAERVRGGIAKIDVDVADLLRLGAYQLLSMGSVPAYAAIGQTVELTKRRHGIGASKLVNAVLRRIDRERETIEPPVPNEPLEALAQRYSHPRWVISRWVDRWGMEDTERLLAVNNEPSSITVRAYGVDRVQLDGMLTGAGVTTHDVPLVPDSIRLGPGVALTELGAFKQGAFFVQDPAATLVATYAFVPEGGVVVDLCAAPGGKALELSRRARLVFAADAKMARVERMLTGFGRLDATNLVPIVCDARQPAIGEADVVVIDVPCTGTGTFRRHPDARWRLRMSDFAVLPALQREILLAAAAMVKPGGLLVYSTCSLELEENDDQIESFLATHKEFTLEPPPAGTVPEEVLDNGLLRVLPQQHGTDGAFAARLRRAL, from the coding sequence ATGATGGCCGTCGTGAAGAAGAAGCCACACAACATGCTTGGCATCACCGAGTCGCGTGCGTCAGCGGCCATGGTGCTGGCCGACCTGCGCAATGGCGCCATGCTCGATGCCGCCTTCGAACGCTACGTCGCTCCGCTCGATGCGCGCGATCGTCGCTGGGTGCAGGAGCTGCTCTGGGGCATGCTGCGCACGCGCAATCGCCTCGACGCGATTCTCGCCGAGCGCGTGCGCGGCGGTATCGCCAAAATCGATGTCGATGTGGCCGATCTGCTGCGGCTCGGCGCCTATCAGCTGCTCAGCATGGGCAGCGTGCCGGCCTATGCTGCCATCGGACAGACGGTCGAGCTCACCAAGCGTCGGCATGGCATCGGCGCCAGCAAACTGGTGAACGCCGTGCTGCGTCGCATCGATCGCGAACGCGAGACGATCGAGCCGCCAGTGCCGAACGAACCGCTGGAAGCGCTGGCGCAGCGCTATTCGCATCCGCGCTGGGTGATTTCGCGGTGGGTTGATCGCTGGGGCATGGAAGACACCGAGCGGCTGTTGGCGGTGAATAACGAGCCCTCGTCGATCACCGTGCGAGCGTACGGCGTGGATCGCGTGCAACTCGACGGCATGCTCACCGGTGCCGGCGTCACCACGCACGACGTGCCGCTCGTACCCGACTCTATCCGCCTCGGACCGGGGGTGGCGCTCACCGAGCTTGGCGCATTCAAGCAGGGCGCGTTCTTCGTGCAGGATCCGGCCGCCACGCTGGTGGCCACCTACGCCTTTGTGCCCGAAGGCGGCGTCGTGGTCGACCTCTGCGCGGCGCCGGGGGGCAAGGCGCTCGAGCTGTCACGTCGCGCGCGGCTGGTGTTCGCGGCCGACGCCAAGATGGCGCGCGTGGAACGCATGCTGACCGGCTTTGGCCGACTCGACGCCACAAACCTTGTCCCCATCGTGTGCGACGCCCGCCAGCCCGCCATCGGCGAGGCCGATGTGGTGGTGATCGATGTGCCGTGCACCGGCACCGGCACCTTCCGCCGGCACCCCGACGCGCGCTGGCGGCTGCGCATGTCCGACTTCGCCGTGTTGCCGGCGCTGCAGCGCGAAATTCTGCTCGCGGCCGCCGCGATGGTGAAGCCGGGCGGATTGCTGGTGTATAGCACCTGCTCGCTCGAACTCGAGGAGAACGACGACCAGATCGAGTCGTTTCTGGCGACGCACAAGGAGTTCACGTTGGAACCACCGCCGGCCGGCACGGTACCGGAGGAGGTGTTGGACAACGGACTCCTCCGCGTATTGCCGCAGCAGCACGGCACCGACGGCGCCTTTGCGGCGCGGTTGCGGAGAGCGCTGTAA
- a CDS encoding PASTA domain-containing protein, translating into MASAKKPGTRTTRGPMSKTTRTWLIRGAVAALAGLILGGAGGVVTVRTLEPGRANAVDSVQAVLDSIARGTIPEPTAAERDVESKRQADSASQAAQTGDSAVKEEVLLPVPDVVGLEEGPARDKLLEAGLLVGDVQFRASSSPAGIVLATTPPGGSLLASSGTVSLVISDGRSPADTLFTPQRHPAP; encoded by the coding sequence ATGGCCTCGGCGAAGAAGCCCGGTACGCGTACAACGCGCGGACCGATGTCGAAGACAACGCGCACGTGGCTCATTCGAGGTGCCGTGGCGGCCCTCGCGGGTCTCATCCTCGGCGGTGCCGGCGGCGTGGTCACCGTGCGCACGCTCGAACCGGGACGCGCCAACGCGGTGGACTCGGTGCAGGCGGTGCTGGACAGCATCGCCCGCGGCACGATCCCCGAGCCCACGGCCGCGGAACGCGACGTGGAGTCGAAGCGTCAGGCTGACAGTGCGTCACAAGCCGCACAAACGGGCGACAGCGCCGTCAAGGAAGAGGTGCTGCTGCCAGTCCCAGATGTCGTCGGGCTCGAAGAAGGCCCGGCCCGCGACAAGCTGCTCGAAGCCGGGCTGCTCGTGGGCGATGTGCAGTTCCGTGCCAGCAGCAGTCCAGCCGGTATCGTGCTCGCCACGACGCCGCCCGGCGGCAGTTTGCTCGCATCGAGCGGCACCGTTTCACTCGTGATCAGCGATGGACGTTCCCCCGCTGACACGCTGTTCACCCCTCAGCGTCATCCCGCTCCATGA